From one Macrobrachium rosenbergii isolate ZJJX-2024 chromosome 52, ASM4041242v1, whole genome shotgun sequence genomic stretch:
- the LOC136833927 gene encoding high mobility group nucleosome-binding domain-containing protein 5-like, whose amino-acid sequence MTARQANLEDGKSINDGKTSKPVDDGKTCKPVDDDKTSKPIDDGKTSKPIDDGKTSKPIDDGKTSKPIDDGKTSKPVDDDKTSKPIDDGKTSKPVDDDKTSKPVDDGKTRLQG is encoded by the coding sequence ATGACGGCAAGACAAGCAAACCTAGAAGACGGCAAGTCAATAAATGACGGCAAGACAAGTAAACCTGTAGATGACGGCAAAACCTGTAAACCTGTAGATGACGACAAGACAAGTAAACCTATAGATGACGGCAAGACAAGTAAACCTATAGATGACGGCAAGACAAGCAAACCTATAGATGACGGCAAGACAAGCAAACCTATAGATGACGGCAAGACAAGTAAACCTGTAGATGACGACAAGACAAGTAAACCTATAGATGACGGCAAGACAAGCAAACCTGTAGATGACGACAAGACAAGTAAACCTGTAGATGACGGCAAGACGAGGTTGCAGGGATGA